From a region of the Entelurus aequoreus isolate RoL-2023_Sb linkage group LG27, RoL_Eaeq_v1.1, whole genome shotgun sequence genome:
- the sec22bb gene encoding vesicle-trafficking protein SEC22b-B — MVLLTMIARLADGLPLAASMQEDEQLGRDLQQYQSQAKQLFRKLNEQSPTRCTLEAGSMSFHYVIEKGVCYLVLCEASFPKKLAFAYLEDLQAEFHEQHGKRVPTVSRPYSFIEFDTYIQKTKKAYIDSRARRNLGSINTELQDVQKIMVANIEEVLQRGEALSALDSKASNLSTLSKKYRSDAKYLNTRSTYAKLAAGGVFFIMLIVYVRFWWL; from the exons ATGGTGCTGCTGACCATGATCGCCCGGCTGGCTGACGGCCTGCCGCTGGCCGCCTCGATGCAGGAGGACGAGCAG TTGGGCCGGGATCTGCAGCAGTACCAGAGTCAAGCCAAGCAGCTCTTCAGAAAACTCAACGAGCAGAGTCCCACACGCTGCACTTTGGAGGCGGGCTCCATGTCGTTTCA CTATGTTATCGAGAAAGGAGTGTGCTACCTCGTCCTGTGTGAAGCGAGCTTTCCCAAAAAGCTTGCCTTTGCTTACTTGGAGGATCTGCAGGCCGAGTTTCATGAGCAGCACGGGAAGAGGGTGCCCACTGTGTCCCGGCCTTACTCCTTTATTGAGTTTG ACACTTACATCCAAAAAACCAAGAAGGCCTACATAGACAGCCGAGCCAGAAGGAACCTGGGCAGCATCAACACGGAGCTGCAGGACGTGCAGAAGATCATGGTGGCCAACATCGAAGAGGTGCTGCAGAGGGGAGAGGCGCTCTCTG CACTGGACTCCAAGGCCAGCAACCTGTCCACCCTGTCCAAGAAGTACCGCAGCGACGCCAAGTACCTGAACacccgctccacctacgccaagcTGGCCGCCGGCGGCGTCTTTTTCATCATGCTCATCGTCTACGTGCGCTTCTGGTGGCTCTGA